ACGGCGACCTGTGCCAATGACGGTAAAGCCGTTTTTAATGCAATCAATGGCAATTTGTTTGCCAAAACCTGATGTTACGCCTGTGATTAAAATGTTCATGGGTTTTTCCTTGTGGATTAAATAAATGGATTGATAACTGTTATGGGAAAATTCGCAAAATCTTTTTCATTGCGAGTTACCAATATCATATCATGATGTTTGGCAATACTGGCAATCCAAGTGTCATTTTCCGCTCTGGGATTTGGGACATGAAAATTGGCACAAATCAAGCTAACATCATGGTCAATACTCAAAATCCTATCATGAAAATAAGGCATGACAAAATTATCAAACCAATCTTTTAAATGCTTACCTTGTATTGGGTCTTTCCTTGCTTTTAAAAGTACACCACGATATAATTCCATGATAACAATATCGCAAGTAAATAATTGATGTTTTGGCTTGTCTTTTATCCAATTCATCACACCAATATTGATTTTACCTGATTGTATTTTTTTAAGTTCTGAAATGACATTATTGTCCAATAAATACATCAGTCAAGCTCCACCCAACGGTTCTTACTGGCAATTGGCTCAACATCATCTATTTCAATATCCGCAACATCGACACCGTCATACATCATCGCCCATTCATATAGTGTCATGTTATCATCTGGTTCTTTTTTACCTTGAATGGCGTGGGCAATGATTTTACCATTATCAGCAAAATCAATTTGTCTGCCTTGAATCATGGCTTGTTGGACGATTGTGGGTAATGTGCTAATTTCTATAATCATAGCTTTCCTTTTGGTAAAACTTGCAAATCATATAAAATCCGAGCCTTATCTTTATAAGTAATGACCAATGTGTCATTGGATTTTATCTTTAACTTATCATAAGTGCTTTTATTGATTCTTACAATTTTAACATCATCTACGCCTTTTTTGTCGTCAAAACGCAGATAGTATTCATATCTCCCACGATTCTCTCTTTTTGTTAGGTCATATATGTCCGTTGTGGCAGTTTGTTTATGTTCAAATAATATATAATACCCGTTATCCGAAGCATAATACAATGTCATTAAAAACATAACAGGCAAAGATAATGCCATGAAAAGATTTGAGAAAAATCCCCACCAATCATCATAATGTTTTGGTTTTATCTTTTTAATGGCAACAAAGCCAAAAATGCCAAATATCAAAAGACTCACAAACAGCATATTAAGCGTTGTGATTACCGCCCAAGTCCCTTCGTGTAAATCAAACCCACCGTCAAAAAAATAGAAAAAATAGCGACGCCATTACACAATAGACAATAAGAATGGCAAGTGCCAAGGGACAGCTTATTTTCATGGAGCTTTATCATGTATGGTTAGTTGATATAAAATCTCTGCCTTTTCTTGATAAGTTAGGGTTAATGTGGCGTTGTCTTTTATTTTTAACGTATGATATGTTTTTGGGTTGATTTTAACACATTTTTTATCATCAAAATACAGATAATAATCATAAACACCTGCTCGTTTTTGTTGTTCAAAACGTTTTAGGTAATATTCATTGGTTGTTGTGGTTGCCTTTTTCTCAAAAATGGCATAATACAAAGGCTTAACGACAAATTGACCCATAAATAACGTGCCAAAAAATACCGCCAAAGCAATAATCACAAACCTGATATCAAGACTTACGCCTTTGTTTTTTGCTTGTATATAAGTATAAATAACGCTTGCATTGCCTGCAACACACATCGCAATGATAAATGTACAACCAATCATCGTCTCGGCAACGGCAAAATACCCTTCATTCCAATCAAAAAATGGGCGAATAACAAAATAAGCACCGCCCAATAACAGACCAAAAAATCCCAAATACAGCCCCGATGATATTTGACCTGTTTGGTTGTCCGTGTCTTTTGTCATTGATGTTTCACGCTTTGTAAAAATTGCCCCATTTTCTCCCCACATTTTACGCCCTTTTGTTTTTCAATACCACCGCTGACATCAAGCCCATATAGGCGATGAGCAAGCTCATTTTGGACGATACTGGCGACATTATCGGGGGTCAGTCCGCCTGCTAGGATAATGGGCAGGGGTGAGTTTGTGGGGATTTTTGCCCAGTCAAAGGCTTGCCCTGTACCGCCAAATTTGTCAGGGTGATAAGCGTCCAGTAGCACGCCACTTGCCCCATATGCCTTTAACTCATTGATTTGGCTTAATAAACTCTCTGCCGTATCGCTCTCTTGCACACGGATTGCCTTGTACCAGCGTTTTTTGGCAATATTAGCAAGCCTTTGGCAATCCTGCACCGTCTCATCGCCATGAAACTGCACGACATCAAACGGCACGGTATCTGTTAGGCGAATAAATTCATCGTCCGTCATATTAACCACCAGTGCCACCACGCTCACAAAGGGCGGTAAGCTCGCCACCAACGTGCGTGCCGTGTCAAAATCCACAAATCTCGGGCTTGGCGGATAAAACACCAGTCCCACCGCATTCACGCCAAGAGCGGTAGCGGTCTGCAAATCGTCCGTGCGAGTAAATCCGCAGAATTTGACGGCTAATTGTTTGGGGGTTTGTTGTGTCATGTCATCACAGGGTCATCAAAGGCATTTATCATGCTTTAAGGTATCATTAATCGGTAGAGATGTCCATAATTTACTAACAAAATCTCCATTATTTTTATAAAAAATTTAAAAAATCATGAATAATATCAATGATTTATTTTTATTTATAAAAAATACTGATAAAATATTAACCTTAGATGATAATTATCCATGAATACAGGGGGCAAAATGCCTTGTTTTTTTTATAAAACCTGTTATTATTGTTATCACTTATGAGTTAATGAGTTTTTTTGATAAAACAACTGATAAGCACCAACCCTTTATTTCATCAGTTTTTACCATAGGAATATGCCATGACTATCCAATCCGCCATTGCCAAAGTCGAGCAAAACTACGCTCATCAGCCAGAATTTATCCAAGCTGTCAAAGAAGTCGCCATGACCATTGAAAAAGTCTATGCCGACAACCCAAAATACGAAGCCCTACAAGTATTTGAACGCCTGTGCGAGCCTGACCGCATCATCAGCTTTCGTGTCAACTGGGAAAACGACAAAGGCGAAGTACAGGTAAACCGTGGCTGGCGTGTTCAATTTAGCAACGCCATTGGCCCATACAAAGGCGGTATCCGCTTTCACCCAACCGTAACCGAAGGCACATTAAAATTCTTAGGCTTTGAGCAGATTTTCAAAAACGCCTTGACAGGCTTGCCTATGGGCGGTGCTAAGGGTGGTTCTGACTTTGACCCCAAAGGTAAATCAGAAGCCGAAATCCGCCGTTTTTGCTATGCGTTCATGCGTGAATTGCACAAAAACATCGGCAAAGACATGGACGTACCTGCTGGCGACATCGGCGTGGGCGGTCGTGAAGTGAACTATATGTTTGCCATGTACAAAAACCTAACTCGTGAATTTGAGGGCGTATTAACTGGCAAAGGCGTGGGGCATGGCGGTTCGCTAATCCGTACCGAAGCGACAGGCTATGGCTTGGTGTATTTCCTTGACAATATGCTAAAAGCCAAAAACGACAGCCTAGAAGGCAAAACTGTCCTAGTATCAGGTGCAGGTAACGTGGCTCAATACGCCGCCGAAAAATGTCTACATTTGGGCGGAAAAGTCATCACCTTCTCCGACTCAAAAGGCACGTTGGTGGACAAAGACGGCTTTACCCAAGAGAAAATTGACTGGGTCAAAAACCACAAAGCAAATGGTAAAGCGTTGGCGGATTATGTGAGTGAATTTGGCGGTGAGTGGCTCGCAGGACAACGTCCTTGGCAGTTTGATGCAGACATTGCCCTACCATGTGCCACTCAAAACGAGGTCAGCGAAGATGATGCAAAAGCTTTGGTTGAACATGGTGTAAAATATGTTGCCGAAGGAGCGAACATGCCACTGACCGCCCTAGCCATTGATGTGGTGCGTGAACATGGCATTGCCTACGCCCCTGGTAAAGCTGCCAATGCTGGTGGGGTTGCGGTATCTGGCTTAGAGATGAGTCAAAACTCGGTGCGTAAATACAAATCTTTTGAGGATTTGGACTTAGAATTACAAAAAATCATGAAAAACATTCATGAAAATGCCAAAACCGCTGGCGAAAAATACGGCACAACCGAAGGTGCTATTGACTATATGACAGGAGCAAATGTAGCAGGATTCATGCAGGTTGCCAATGCTCTTGTGGCGTATGGTTATCTATAATCATGTGTTAATCACAGCTTTATCAAGCAGCGCCAACAGACGCCCTAAGAATCATCTCGGGGCGTTTTCATCGTTTAAGACCCAAATCATCTTTATCCATCAGTACCAATAAGGCGTTGCACCGCTGTTTGTAAAAGCCAACACCGATTTGGATGGTTTTATCGCACCGAGAGATTTTAAGGGATGTGTCATAAATTTTACCCCCAATGGGATAAATTTTTGATATGATATGAATTTTTAGCAAAGACAGCAGAGAAATACATGAACTTAACCCAATTTTTAGCCGATTTACACTTTGACGACAACCAAATCAAAACCGACCCCGATAGCCTAGACAACTGGGGCAAGGACTGGACCAAATATTTTAGCCCTGCCCCATCTGCCATCATTTTTCCCAAAACAACCGAACAGGTTGCCCACATCGTCCGCCTTGCCAATACACACAATGTCTGCCTTGTGCCTAGTGGTGGACGCACAGGTTTATCAGCAGGGGCGGTGGCAAGTGCAGGCGAGGTGGTGGTAAGTTTTGATAAAATGAATGCCATTGGCACGTTTTATGAAGCTGACCAAATGGTGGAGGTGGAGGCTGGTGTTATTACCAAAGCCTTGCAAGAATTTGCCAACGCCAAAAACCTATACTATGCGGTGGATTTTGCCTCATCGGGGTCAAGCCAAATTGGGGGCAATATTGGCACGAACGCTGGCGGTATCAAGGTAATCCGCTATGGCATGACCCGTAACCAAATCCTAGGCTTGACGGTAGTAACGGGCAAGGGCGATATTTTGGAGCTCAATGGCGGTATGCTAAAAAATGCCACAGGCTATGATTTTCGTCATCTGTTCATCGGAGCAGAAGGTACGCTTGGCTTTGTAACCAAAGCCTTGATTAAACTTGAAAAACAACCTGTAAACTTAACCGCTATGGTACTTGGCGTGCCTGATTTTGGCTCGGTGGTAAAACTGCTTGATAAGTTTGGTAAGGCGTTAAATTTGACTGCGTTTGAATTTTTTGACAGCGTGGCAATTGACAAGGTATTGACCGCAGGACACGCCAAAGCCCCCTTTGAGATCCGTACGCCTTTTTATGTGCTTTTGGAATTTGAAGCGGTATCCGATGACGTGCTAGACACCGCCATGAATGTGTTTGAAAGTTGCACCGAAGACGGCTTGATAGAAGACGGCGTGATGAGCCAAAGCGTGGGGCAACTGCACGAGCTTTGGAAATTGCGTGAGAGCATTTCTGAGACGATTTCGGTGTTTACCCCTTATAAAAATGACGTATCGGTGCTGATTACGCACTTGGGCGATTTTATCAATGATATTGAGCAAATTGTCAAGGACAACTACCCTGATTTTGAGATTTGCTGGTTTGGGCATATTGGCGATGGCAATTTGCACCTAAATATCCTAAAACCTGACAACTTGACCAAAGACGACTTTTTTGCAAAATGCCAAACGGTCAATAAATACGTCTTTGAAACCGTCAAAAAATACAAAGGCTCAATATCTGCCGAACATGGCGTAGGCATGACCAAAAAACCCTATTTGGATTACACCCGCTCGCCCATTGAGATTGAATACATGAAAGCGGTAAAAGCGGTGTTTGACCCCAATGGGATTATGAACCGTGGTAAGGTGTTTGATATTTAGAACTTTTTAAATTTAAAAACCTATTTTAGAATTATCAAGATAAGTTTTATTTATAAATTATGAAAAAACTTCGCAAAACTTTATTTTCCGCCTTGACTTACCTTGTGATGTTTATCATCATCTACACGGCGGTCAATCTGTGGCGGTCGCCTGTCATGCCAGACGGCCCCAAACTTATCTATCAAAACAGCTCAAAACAAGTGGTGGATGTCGTGGCACAAAGCCATGATACCCCTGTACTCATCTACTTTTGGGGGTCATGGTGTGGGGTGTGTCGCACAACCGGCCCCAACGTCCAAACCCTGCACGCCAATGGTCATGACGTGCTAAGTGTGGCGGTATCATCAGGTAATGATGATGAACTGCTTGCGTATATGAACAAACATGGCTATGATTTTTATACCCTAAATGACCAACAAGGAGCGATATTTCATGAATGGGGCGGACAAGTAACGCCATCTTTTGTGATACTAGATGATGGTAAAGTTGCCCAAAGTTTTACAGGCATCGCACCGCTTTGGTTGTTAAGATTGCGGATGTGGTGGGCAGGATTATAAGGTGTACTTAGCTTTCTTAGCTTTGATGACATTTTACAAATCTTGATAAAAAATTGAGGATTTAGCCATTTTCATGGCAAATCCCAAAAACTCGCCATTACGCCCCGTCCATATTGATTAACTCTGCATGGTGTTGCCTTTGTTCTTGCCTGCCCCAAGCACCCAATTTAGTAGCATTGCCATAAAAGTCGCCGTACCGATACCCCCCAAATCAAATGAGCCAATCACCAAACCAAAATTACCCGTTCCCAAAATTACACTGACCGCACCCACCATCAGGTTTTTGTTATCGCTAAAATCCACTTTATTATCAATCCAAATCTTTGCCCCTGCAATGGTAATCAAACCAAATACAACAATGGACGCACCTGTCAAAACAGGCGTGGGAATGGTCTGGATTAATGCTCCAAATTTTGGTGACAACCCCAAACAAATGGCAAATACCCCTGCTACCACAAACACGAGCGTAGAGTATACCCGAGTAATCGCCATAACCCCAATGTTTTCACCATAAGTTGTCATACCAGTACCGCCCACGCCTGCCGAGAGTGCTGTTGCCACGCCATCGGCGACGAATGCCCTGCCAAGCTCGGGGGTCAAATTCTCGCCTGTCATCGCCCCCACCGCCTTGATGTGCCCCAAATTTTCTGCCACAAGGATAAACGCCACAGGCGCAATGATGAGCATGGCATTCATCTCAAAGATGGGGGCATAAAAATTTGGCACACCAAACCAACTTGCCTGCCCAATCACCCCAAAGTCAATCGGCTTACCAAATCCCATACCATTGGCGACAATGGCATAAATAACATAAGCCAACATCAACCCCAAAAGAAGCAATAAACGTTTGACAAACCCCCTAGCAAAGACCGCAATGCCACTCATACAAAGCACAGTGATAAGCGTCATGGCAAGTTCAAAAGGTTTGCCTGCCACAGATGACACCGTAACAGGGGCAAGGTTTAGCCCGATAATCATAACCACCGCTCCTGTAACCACAGGAGGCATGAGTTTTTCAATCCAGCGTGTCCCTGTTGCCATGACGATAAAACCAATCAAAGCATAAACCACACCGCAAGCGATGATGCCACCTAATGCCACGCCCAAATTAGGGTTTGTTCCACTGCCTGTGGCGTGGGCAGTTGCTGCTGCCACAACCCCAATAAAAGCAAAGGACGAGCCCAAATAGCTTGGCACTCGCCCACCTGTCATGATAAAAAATAAAATGGTACAAATCCCGCTCATCATAATGGCAAGATTGGCATCAAAGCCCATTAAAATAGGGGCAAGCACCGTCGCCCCAAACATGGCAAGGACATGCTGAATGCCAAGCATGGCGGTCTGAACAGGGGGTAGGTATTCATTTGTTGCAACAGCACTTGTGGCGATGTCGCCTTTGTAGGGGGTAAATTTGGGAAATAATGACATGGCTGACCTTATTGTTTTAAATCATTTTAAATTGTTTTAAATTGTCTTAATTTAAATAACCCCTTTCAATATGACGATTGAAGATGGGGTTTGGATTTTATGAGACGCAACCAGCTAAGAGCAGGTACACTCTATTCATGCAAAAACACGTGTTTTTTTAAAATATTTAACATGTAAATTGCGTCATAACAGGCAGTTACGTTTTGGTGTTATCATGATTTTGTTATTTTTTTTGGATGAGTAAATCCGTCTCAGACAGACGCCATCGTCCCTTTTTTTTGCTTACCGAACGACCTTTTAGAGCAGCATTCCCCAAAAGTTTGTGCATAGAATGACTAGAATGGGCATGACAAATGGCACATGCCAACCCATCGGCTGCATCTGCCTGCGGTACAACATCAAGGGCAAGCAAGCGACACACCATGGCCGTTACTTGTTCTTTGTCCGCCGCCCCATAACCACAGACCGCCTGTTTGATTTGGCGAGCGGTATATTCTGAGACGGTCAAACCCTGTGCACTCAAAGAGGCAATCGCCGCCCCACGAGCCTGCCCAAGCTTTAAAGCACTGTCAGGATTTGTCGCCATAAACACCTGTTCAATGGCGGAATGTATCGGTTCATCGTAATATTTTTGATAATGCTGGACAATCCTTGTGATGCCATCAAAAATCTGACCAATACGCACAGGCATGTCCATACTGTCAGTACGTATTGTTCCTGCATCCATGAATGTCAAGCCATCACCCACTGAACGCACGATGCCGTAACCTGTCATGCGAGAGCCGGGGTCTATGCCAATGATAAGTGTCATATTAATGTGGTTTGCCCAGATAAATGTTAAAAATTGTTACCTTTGCCATCAAAAAGTTGGCGTTGGTGTAAATATTTGGTATTATAAACCATTTTTTGCCAAATTTCTAAATTTATGAACTGATAAGGAAAATATATGGGCGTTATTGTGGGCATTGCTTTGGTGTGGTTCATCATTGAGATGTTGATTTGGTATCTGCTGGCTCAGTTTATGAGTGGTTGGCTTATTTTTTTGTGGTTTGTTGTGGCGTTTTTTATCGGTCTGACGCTCATCAAAAAAGCCGCCAGTACTCTAAACCCCATGGCCAAGCAGATGAAAAGTGGCGTTATCCCCAACCCTGCCAATCAACCGCCAGAGTCTGCCATCACCAAATCGGTTGCGATGGGCATTGCAGGAATTTTATTTGTTCTGCCGGGCATCTTAACCGACATTGGGGCGTTTTTGCTCTTATTACCTGCCATTCAAAAAATGCTGACAGCCAAAGCCAAAAACTACGCCATGAACAACCAAGACAAAATGATGGCAATGATGGCAAAACAGATGGGGGGTCAAAATCCCTTTGGTGGCATGGGGGGTGTGAACCCCAATAACCCATTTGGGCAGAAAAACCCCTTTGGTACTGGCGGTTTTGGGGGTAATTATGGCAACTCTGGCACTACCATTGACGGACAAGCCAAAACAGTTAAAAAATCAGCCAATGATGACTAAGCTAAAATCACAAACAATCGCTCAATAACATTGGGCGATTGTTTATTTTTATGATTTTAAGTTGGGGGTCGCTTATAAATATCAATCGGTACTTTATAGGGCTTGCCTGCCATCTCTTGCACCAGTTTCGGCACAAGATAGCCCGATAATTTTTCCAAAAGTTGCCAATAAATCTGTATCGCTCTGTCTATCGGCAAATCAAAATGAGCCGACCCTGCCACTTTGTCCAAAACATGCAAATAATACGGCATCACACCAATACCAAATAAAGCATGACTTAATTGGCACAATGTCTCTACATTATCATTAACCCCTTTTAATAATACGCTTTGATTAAGCAGTACCACACCATGATTTTTTAGAATTTGGCATTTTTGGGCAAGGGCATCGTCTATCTCATTGGGATGATTGATGTGTAGCACCATGATGATGTTTTTTGGGCAGTTTGCCAATATCTCAATCAGCTCATCATCAATACGGTTTGGCAATATCGCAGGCAGTCGGGTATGAATGCGAATGGTTTTAATATTATCAATATCAGACAATGCCCCAATCCATTCACTAAAACGGCGATTGTTAATATTTAATGGGTCGCCTCCGCTTAATAGCACTTCATTGATGTTTTTGTCATTGGCGATATAGTGGCAGATTTGGCGAATGTCTTGGCTGTTTGGCAAGTTCGCCCCATAATCAAAATGCTGACGAAAACAATAACGACAATGCACCGCACACGCCCCTGTTACCGTGATTAAGGCACGGCTTTGGTATTTGTGTAATAAGCCTTTCATTGGGTTGTGGGCATTCTCACCAAGTGGGTCAGCGGTATAGCCTGCCACAGGCAGACTCTCGGCAATGTCAGGCAGGATTTGGCGTAATAATGGGTCGTTTGGGTCGCCCTTTTTCATCTTATTGATAAAGGCGTGTGGCACTCTTAGGGGGAATTTATTTGGGGTGTGTACCTGCTCTGGCAGGGGCAACTCTAACAGCTGATAAAGGCTTGCCACGTCGCTTACGGCACCTGACAGCTCTTTTTGCCAATTTGGCTCATTAAAAAAAATGTCGTTCATTTTTGACAAAACTTAGTGATATTGAGTATAATAGTGGGTTAGGTGCGTCATTATAACGCATTTTACTTTTTATTTTTATTTTTTAAGGTAATTTTCATGGCAAGTTTTTCTACCAACGATTTTAAAGCAGGCTTAAAAGTCATGCTTGACGGCAACCCCTGCTCTATCCTAGAAAACGAATACGTCAAACCTGGTAAAGGTCAAGCCTTTAACCGTGTCAAACTGCGTAACCTAAAAACTGGTAAAGTCCTAGAACAAACCTTCAAATCAGGCGACAGCCTAGAAGGGGCGGACGTGGTGGATACTGAGATGGAATATCTGTACAATGACGGCGAGTTTTGGCATTTCATGCACCCTGAGACCTTTGAGCAAATGCAAGCCGACAAAAACGCCATGGGCGACTCAGCACAATGGCTAAAAGAAAACTCAAACGCCCGTTGCACCATTACCTTGTTTAACGGCTCACCGCTGTCAGTAACTCCGCCAAACTTCGTGGAGCTTGAAATCGTGGAAACCGACCCTGGTGTGCGTGGCGACACATCAGGCGGTGGCGGTAAGCCTGCCAAACTAGAAACAGGGGCGGTCGTGCGTGTGCCACTGTTTGTTCAACAAAATGAAGTGGTTAAAGTAGATACCCGTACTGGCGAATATCTGTCTCGTGTGTGATGGTGTGATGAATGCCAAAAAACAGTCCATATATATGAACCGCACCCCAAAAGTTAGACACACTAACCTTTGGGGTGCTTTTTATGGCAAAATACACAACCGACTTTAAACTGTCTGTGATTGGGTATTATCTTAATCATCATGGCTACAAACAAACCGCCAAACACTTTAATCTAAACCACACAACCGTAGAGCTATGGGTTAAACTCTATCAAGCACATGGCATTGATGGCATAAAAAGACGACACACAAAGGCTGTCTATGACACAGATTTTAAGCTTAATGCCGTTCAAGCCATACAACAGGGCAAATCGCTTACACAACTTGCCATAGAGCTTAATCTGCCACAACCTTCTTTACTGTCAACTTGGTTAAAGTCCTACCAAGCCTTTGGTATAATGGGACTAATACCCAAACCCAAAGGCAAAAAAGCAATGTCAAACAAACACAACGCTAATAAAACCAAATCAACTTGGAAAACCAAACAAGACCACGAAAAAAGTGTGGATGATTTGCTTGATGAACTTGCCTATCTTAGAGCAGAGAATGACTATCTAAAAAAGCTAGATGCCTTAATTCGTCAAAAGGAACAATCAGTACAAACAAAGAACAAGTCCTGATCATCCAAGAATTAAGGCATAAGCACAAACTTGCTGACTTATTGGCAGTGTCAAACTTGCCAAGAAGTGTGTTTTATTACCACATTCGTCAAAGTACAAAGCCTGACAAAGACCTTGACTTAAAAGAACACATTAACCACATCTACCACCAACACAAGGGCAGGTATGGTTATCGTAGAATCACATCAGAGCTTAACAATCAGCTTGCCCAAAAAGGCATGGTCATTAATCATAAACGAGTGCAACGACTGATGGCTAAACTTGGACTCAAAGCATTGGTTCGTCGTCAACGTAAGTTTAATACTTACAAAGGCACAATGGGCAAAGATACCATTCAGGACAATATACTCAAAAGAGACTTTAAAGCAGACAAACCCAATCAAAAGTGGGCAACAGACATCACAGAGTTTAAAGTACAAGACAAGGCAAATGATGGCAGTGTCATTCAAAGAAAACTCTACCTATCGCCCATCATCGACTTGTTTAATGGTGAGATTGTCAGTTATACGATGAAGGACAGACCAACGTATGAGTTGGTCAAAGAGATGTTAAATGATGCCCTATCCAAGCTAAGCCAAGAAAAGATGGATGACAAACCCATCATTCATTCAGACCAAGGCTGGCACTATCAAATGCACCAGTATCAACAAACCCTAAAAGAACAAGGCTTAACCCAAAGCATGTCAAGAAAAGGCAATTGTTTGGATAATGCTGTGATAGAGAGCTTCTTTGGTACGCTAAAACAAGAGATATTTTATGAGACAACCACATTTACATCAACAGATGAACTTAAACAAGTGATTGATGAGTACATACACTACTACAATCATGATAGAATAAAGAGCAAATTAAAAGGACTAAGTCCTGTTAAGTACAGAAACTTAGTCCAATTAGGGTTAATACAACCACTTGCAACAACCTAACCTTTAATCTTATGTCTAAGATTTGGGGGTCGGTTCAATATGGGCTGTTTTTTTGTGCTGATTTAGGTATGAAAAAACCCAACCTTCAAGCGTGAAAGTTGGGTGTGGAGAAAAGCACGATATTTTAAAAGTCAGTTGGCTCATCAGCCAAATCAGTAAGTAAAGTTCACGCCAACACGGAAATCACGACCTGCCCCAGGTAAGGTATCTATGGAAGCACGCTGAGTGTGTGGGCGATAGTTTTTATTAAAGACATTATTCACCGCAAAGTTTACATTCACCTTATCATTACCATAAGGCTTCCAGTTGGCATAGATGTCACTGACATTATAGCCTTCACGGTTAAGTTTGCTAACTTCACCACTTATGATGGATGTGTCTTTGGCATCTACCCCTTCAACCAATGTGTGTCTCACACCAAGCTCTACACTGGGGTTTGGCAGGCGATAGGCGACATCTGCTGTCCATGTACGACCTGTACGCACGGCATATTCAGGATTGCCACTAAATTTGACATTGTGCATGGTTGGTTTGCTGTGAGCAACGCCAGCACGCGCACGCCACGCACCATCGGCATAACCTACGCCCAGCTCATAGCCGTGGTTGGTCTGATGACCTTGGTTGCCAAGCGTTGGTACTTTAATAGGCTTACCATTAGCATCTGTTGTACCATGACGAGTTATATCAGCGGTCGCTCTGGCATTATCCACACGCTGCCAAAAATAACTGCCAAAGGCGGTATATGGTCCATTATTATAGTTAAAACCGATCTCGGTATTGCGTGCTTTTTCTGCTTTTGCATTGTCATCAATACTAATCACACCACCACGATAACCACGGCTTAGGATAGCATCAGCAAAGCGTGGGCTACGAGTGGCATAGATTAGGTTACCGCTGACGCTAAGATTAGGATTGACATCATAAATCACCCCAAAGCTTGGGTTGATGTCGGTTTTTCCAACCTTTTTACCGTCCATGGCTTTAAAGTCAAAACGGTCAACACGCACGCCTGTATTGATGGTAAAGTCATTGATT
This Moraxella sp. K1664 DNA region includes the following protein-coding sequences:
- a CDS encoding type II toxin-antitoxin system VapC family toxin; protein product: MYLLDNNVISELKKIQSGKINIGVMNWIKDKPKHQLFTCDIVIMELYRGVLLKARKDPIQGKHLKDWFDNFVMPYFHDRILSIDHDVSLICANFHVPNPRAENDTWIASIAKHHDMILVTRNEKDFANFPITVINPFI
- a CDS encoding phosphoribosylanthranilate isomerase, whose product is MTQQTPKQLAVKFCGFTRTDDLQTATALGVNAVGLVFYPPSPRFVDFDTARTLVASLPPFVSVVALVVNMTDDEFIRLTDTVPFDVVQFHGDETVQDCQRLANIAKKRWYKAIRVQESDTAESLLSQINELKAYGASGVLLDAYHPDKFGGTGQAFDWAKIPTNSPLPIILAGGLTPDNVASIVQNELAHRLYGLDVSGGIEKQKGVKCGEKMGQFLQSVKHQ
- the gdhA gene encoding NADP-specific glutamate dehydrogenase; this encodes MTIQSAIAKVEQNYAHQPEFIQAVKEVAMTIEKVYADNPKYEALQVFERLCEPDRIISFRVNWENDKGEVQVNRGWRVQFSNAIGPYKGGIRFHPTVTEGTLKFLGFEQIFKNALTGLPMGGAKGGSDFDPKGKSEAEIRRFCYAFMRELHKNIGKDMDVPAGDIGVGGREVNYMFAMYKNLTREFEGVLTGKGVGHGGSLIRTEATGYGLVYFLDNMLKAKNDSLEGKTVLVSGAGNVAQYAAEKCLHLGGKVITFSDSKGTLVDKDGFTQEKIDWVKNHKANGKALADYVSEFGGEWLAGQRPWQFDADIALPCATQNEVSEDDAKALVEHGVKYVAEGANMPLTALAIDVVREHGIAYAPGKAANAGGVAVSGLEMSQNSVRKYKSFEDLDLELQKIMKNIHENAKTAGEKYGTTEGAIDYMTGANVAGFMQVANALVAYGYL
- a CDS encoding FAD-binding oxidoreductase; its protein translation is MNLTQFLADLHFDDNQIKTDPDSLDNWGKDWTKYFSPAPSAIIFPKTTEQVAHIVRLANTHNVCLVPSGGRTGLSAGAVASAGEVVVSFDKMNAIGTFYEADQMVEVEAGVITKALQEFANAKNLYYAVDFASSGSSQIGGNIGTNAGGIKVIRYGMTRNQILGLTVVTGKGDILELNGGMLKNATGYDFRHLFIGAEGTLGFVTKALIKLEKQPVNLTAMVLGVPDFGSVVKLLDKFGKALNLTAFEFFDSVAIDKVLTAGHAKAPFEIRTPFYVLLEFEAVSDDVLDTAMNVFESCTEDGLIEDGVMSQSVGQLHELWKLRESISETISVFTPYKNDVSVLITHLGDFINDIEQIVKDNYPDFEICWFGHIGDGNLHLNILKPDNLTKDDFFAKCQTVNKYVFETVKKYKGSISAEHGVGMTKKPYLDYTRSPIEIEYMKAVKAVFDPNGIMNRGKVFDI
- a CDS encoding protein disulfide oxidoreductase; its protein translation is MKKLRKTLFSALTYLVMFIIIYTAVNLWRSPVMPDGPKLIYQNSSKQVVDVVAQSHDTPVLIYFWGSWCGVCRTTGPNVQTLHANGHDVLSVAVSSGNDDELLAYMNKHGYDFYTLNDQQGAIFHEWGGQVTPSFVILDDGKVAQSFTGIAPLWLLRLRMWWAGL
- a CDS encoding solute carrier family 23 protein yields the protein MSLFPKFTPYKGDIATSAVATNEYLPPVQTAMLGIQHVLAMFGATVLAPILMGFDANLAIMMSGICTILFFIMTGGRVPSYLGSSFAFIGVVAAATAHATGSGTNPNLGVALGGIIACGVVYALIGFIVMATGTRWIEKLMPPVVTGAVVMIIGLNLAPVTVSSVAGKPFELAMTLITVLCMSGIAVFARGFVKRLLLLLGLMLAYVIYAIVANGMGFGKPIDFGVIGQASWFGVPNFYAPIFEMNAMLIIAPVAFILVAENLGHIKAVGAMTGENLTPELGRAFVADGVATALSAGVGGTGMTTYGENIGVMAITRVYSTLVFVVAGVFAICLGLSPKFGALIQTIPTPVLTGASIVVFGLITIAGAKIWIDNKVDFSDNKNLMVGAVSVILGTGNFGLVIGSFDLGGIGTATFMAMLLNWVLGAGKNKGNTMQS